A window of Rosa rugosa chromosome 7, drRosRugo1.1, whole genome shotgun sequence genomic DNA:
GTAGAGCGAAAATCATGCTTGTATCACCTGGCTGATTCAATGACTATAAAGAGCGTTTTCCAGAAAGTGGATGGAACATGGTTTCTTCATGCAGAAGCAAGAGCTTTGAGTGATTGTAGTAGGCCGTGTTTGCATAACTATTTGGCCTCAAAAGTGGTTGATCATGTATCTGAAGGTAGTGATGTATCTCATCCTTCTAATCCAGAAAATTTTGTTATGAGCACTGCTAAGAGTATTACAAAAGGCAACTGTAAGAGGTGGAGGGGAAAAAGAATTCGACGTCAACAACCTTTACTAGGAAAGCTTGGGAAACTTTTCTACTTcacaaagaaaaggaagagaagaaagaatATTCATTTGCCAGCAGAAGTGGATCAAACTGGAATGGAAATCGTTGGTGTTGATGATACTGCAGTTCCTATGCACATTGATGAGAACAAGACTGCTCTTGATGATTGTGCATCTAGTAAAGAAGTTGAGCCAGCTGAAGAAATGGCTTCCATATCGAGGAGAGATGAGTTCACTGTGACTTCATCAGAAGCAGTAGTATCTGTATCTGGTATCATCAATAAATACTTTTTGAATCTCAGTGAGGATGGCGGTGATGTAAGTCCTACAACTTCAGTTACATCAAGAGTTCATAGTTCCCCCGAACAACACTTGATGACTAAAGTAGGTGATATTTGTTCTAGCCGACAAGTTACTCCCTCTGCCTCAAGGTCCTCAACCAAGTTTTCTGCCAAAAATTTGTTACCTCGGCCATCGCCATCACCAACAAACTTTGGGGGAAGAAGATACAAGCATGATAAACCTGAAGTTGGAAAGCGTCTTGTCATGGCCTCATATAGTCTCGGGATTTCTCCAAGTAAGAAACATCCTGCTATACATCTGTGCAGCTTCAAACAAGAAAAAGTTTAGGTCTCAATTGTTAGCTCAGATTGTGATTAGTGACCATGAAGCAGTTTGAGAATGACTGATTTACCTTGATTTTGAtggaaaacagagaaaaaaaatcttaatgttGAGCCAAGTAGTGAGGTAGTGACGTCCTTTGGATTTTTTGCGTGGACGATAATTCTTCAAATGTACACTAAGATGCAGAGAATGGACACGATGGAGTGAACAAGGCTGAACATTGGTTAACAGATATTGCAACTGCCAAGGTCAGTTCCTTTGACCAGAGACTGGCTTACATTGAAATTGCCAGTTGAGAAATTGAAGtctattgataaaaaaaataaaaaaaatttaatgtctCACACGAAACAATGGCAGCAATATTTGCAGTAGAGAGAAAATCAATTGACACCGGTGAGTTGTCAAAACAAGCAGTTATTGGAGATCACCCAGAATATTATGTCCCGCTAATCTAGTTTGCCCTTTTTGCTGTTTAACTGTAAACTATTGCGTACATTATGATGACATTGATATGAACATAGTTGCTGTTGTGTTGCCTCTTTAGTTGGGCATCCATTGGAACATATTCGTGACAAGTTTATGATCAAGTTTCTAGCCTGCTCAGATTATTCCAGTTGAACCCATAAAGGCCTTTTTCAGTCATCATAATAGTTATCAAGATGGCACCTACTTAGATTGTATATAAATATACATCATGGGGATGCATATAGCAGGATCTTTTCCGAGTGGCACTCATGCTCATAAGTTTGGAGTCTTTGCGTTCTATAGAGTTTATGTTTGTAGGTTGTTCTTCAATTTCTATTATGTTGTGCTTGATGTTTCTATGCCTGTGGTCTTTGCATATGGGTGTCTACCCTTAAACAATAAGATCAGAGTCAAAAGAAAACGATTTCAGTTGACGGCGGCTGTACGAGCACAACAGCGTGGCTCAGTGGTGCTCTTAGGTCATCTCCAACCCTGGGCTAAGGGGTTGGTATAGCCGAAAAAACACCAttttccatctccaacccaagGCTATGCTATAACAAAAAACTGATTTGGGGGGCTACAAGGGCCAAGGGCTGGGCTAAACACAGCCATTTGTTTAGCTCTTGGGCTTCTTATTCGTGGGGACTGGGGACCACGCTGGTGGCCCAAAATTCTGATCAATAAAACCAATGGCTAAGATTAAAGTCAGCTAGTTGTTAGAGACTAGCCGttggatttatttattattattattattattattttcagtTTGAAATGTAACGGTaaatattgaaaaaaataattaaaaatatataaatattcctataaatacctcctcaCTCCCATTTTCATTTCTCACGTTCACTCATAATTTTTTCTACCTCCTCACTAAAATTTAATAAAGAATCCGAATAATTGCTTACAACGTGACACATGGCATGATAAAATCATATCTAAAAAATTAGTAACATTCgatcaaaaaaataattatataagagTGAAAATAGTAGCATAGTTATAAAATACTATATATTTGAAATACATTTTTCATTAAATAACATGGCATTTAAATTTATAACCCTAAGGGTTGGAGATGGTAGAAATTATAGCCCTTACTATTTGCATGAATAATGATTATCAGGGGCTAAAATTTAGTCATGTGGCTATTTTAGCCCCCCACAGCTGGAGATGGCCTTAGTAAGGTGGCAAAGGAATGGCAGGTTACAGCTCGCAAAGCTTAATCAAGGAACATGGACTAAAATAAAAcagattttattttttaggcCACGAGTATTGGCCCACTACTATCCGAAACACACATAGTTAGGCTTTATCCTCATTAAGGTGCCAATGCAATTAAACTCATGGGTCAGAATTTCATCGTGCTTCATTGAGTGTAATGTTCTAGAAGTCGTTAGGCAGGGAGGAGAAGGGCTTAGCGCAAATGTaaagtttattttatttcaattttataaTACAATAGCAGtataagggcaactccaacaataAAGTGACATTTGGGGGGCTATGCTCATTTTGGCACCTCTTTGTTGTACTATTTATATAGTACCCAATTATCATATTTAACAATGAGGTGCTAAATGAGAGTGCTATTTTCACTATATTTTATTGAACATATAACATGTATATAATGTttatgaatattatattaaaatatgttaatttaattaaataagataaaaattcaattttctatttttattataatacctagtaattatttttatcatataataataatataattgttcaagtaaatctctattttgtgtctggcccaaactctaagttacttAACCTACTggtaatagagttttaattagagataatctcggagaatcttagagatatccattcattgtatgattacctttccttgtacaattcagattctatgcattgtaatcctctatataaagaggtccctattatcaatgagaatacacaacaactttctctcaattaccgtttctctaaaacacattatcagcatgaagccctaaccctgaaacctaaTTTCGTAGCCCTCAAATTCCAGCATCTACCGCCACACATATTGAAGCCCCAGTCTCCAGGAGcctagaaccggcggcgga
This region includes:
- the LOC133721667 gene encoding uncharacterized protein LOC133721667; the encoded protein is MAMASTLQGVFVDTNLGTRLAIDVSRDITARDFKREFEREHFKCFSKSGEIQVSALMVERKSCLYHLADSMTIKSVFQKVDGTWFLHAEARALSDCSRPCLHNYLASKVVDHVSEGSDVSHPSNPENFVMSTAKSITKGNCKRWRGKRIRRQQPLLGKLGKLFYFTKKRKRRKNIHLPAEVDQTGMEIVGVDDTAVPMHIDENKTALDDCASSKEVEPAEEMASISRRDEFTVTSSEAVVSVSGIINKYFLNLSEDGGDVSPTTSVTSRVHSSPEQHLMTKVGDICSSRQVTPSASRSSTKFSAKNLLPRPSPSPTNFGGRRYKHDKPEVGKRLVMASYSLGISPKKKNLNVEPSSEVVTSFGFFAWTIILQMYTKMQRMDTME